A genome region from Tolypothrix sp. PCC 7712 includes the following:
- a CDS encoding Ppx/GppA phosphatase family protein — MLSLVSTNHVSIPTPTFKQNRIIAAIDLGTNSLHMVVVKIDATLPAFSIIAREKETVRLGDRDLATGNLKLEVMDRAIAALGRFQTVAETSNAETIVAVATSAVREAPNGKDFLHRVFVDLGLSVDLISGQEEARRIYLGVLSGMEFHNQPHMIIDIGGGSTELILGDSNEPRTLTSTKIGAVRLTGELITTDPISNAEFQYLQAYARGMLERSVEEVIANLKFGESPRLVGTSGTIETLALIDAREKLGYEPSTLNGYQLSLKDLRDWVNRLRKLSNVEKTAIPGMPDKRSEVILAGAVILQEAMTLLGVESITTCERSLREGVIVDWMLAHGLIEDKLRFQSSIRQRSVLKQANKYQINLEHSDRVAGFALSIFDQTQNKLHFWGEEERQLLWAAAILHNCGHHVSHSSHHKHSYYLIRNSELLGYTESEIEIIANIARYHRKSAPKKKHENFRNLLTKQHRQIVSQLSTLLRLAVALDRRQIGAIEKVQCEYHPHTIKFYLRIFPSHPDDDCALELWSLDYKKSVFEAEFNVHLITTLEPYTMSINS, encoded by the coding sequence ATGCTAAGTTTAGTTTCGACTAACCACGTGAGCATTCCCACTCCGACATTTAAGCAAAATCGGATTATTGCTGCCATTGACCTAGGTACCAATTCTCTGCACATGGTAGTGGTAAAAATTGACGCTACCCTACCGGCTTTTAGCATTATTGCCAGAGAAAAAGAAACTGTGAGACTAGGCGATCGCGATCTGGCTACAGGTAATCTGAAACTAGAAGTAATGGACAGGGCGATCGCAGCTTTAGGACGCTTTCAAACAGTTGCCGAAACTTCCAATGCGGAAACTATCGTGGCTGTCGCAACTAGCGCTGTGCGCGAAGCACCCAATGGTAAAGATTTTTTACACAGAGTCTTCGTTGATTTAGGTTTAAGCGTTGACTTAATTTCTGGACAAGAGGAAGCGCGGCGTATCTATTTGGGTGTGCTGTCGGGGATGGAATTTCACAACCAACCGCACATGATTATTGATATTGGCGGTGGTTCTACAGAATTAATTTTGGGGGATAGTAATGAACCACGCACGCTCACAAGTACTAAAATTGGTGCAGTCCGCCTGACTGGTGAGTTAATCACCACAGATCCCATCAGCAACGCCGAGTTTCAATATCTCCAAGCCTATGCACGGGGGATGTTAGAACGTTCTGTAGAAGAGGTAATTGCAAACCTCAAATTTGGGGAATCGCCACGTTTAGTAGGTACCTCTGGCACGATTGAAACCTTAGCACTGATCGATGCCAGGGAAAAATTAGGTTATGAACCTTCCACACTCAATGGCTACCAATTAAGCTTAAAAGACTTAAGAGATTGGGTAAATCGCCTACGGAAACTGAGTAACGTTGAAAAAACTGCGATACCAGGTATGCCAGATAAGCGGTCGGAAGTTATACTGGCAGGCGCAGTAATATTACAGGAAGCTATGACCCTTTTGGGCGTTGAATCAATAACAACTTGTGAGCGTTCTTTGCGCGAAGGTGTAATCGTGGACTGGATGCTAGCCCACGGTTTAATCGAAGATAAACTGCGTTTCCAAAGCTCAATTCGGCAGCGTAGTGTACTCAAACAAGCTAATAAATACCAAATTAATTTAGAGCATAGCGATCGCGTCGCTGGATTTGCCCTTAGTATATTTGATCAAACTCAAAACAAATTACACTTTTGGGGTGAGGAAGAACGACAATTACTATGGGCTGCTGCGATATTACATAATTGCGGTCATCATGTCAGCCATTCATCTCACCACAAACATTCTTATTATCTAATTCGCAATAGTGAATTACTCGGTTATACCGAAAGCGAAATCGAAATCATTGCCAACATAGCGCGCTATCATCGCAAATCTGCGCCCAAGAAAAAGCATGAGAATTTTCGTAACTTGCTCACGAAACAACACCGCCAAATAGTTAGCCAATTAAGTACGCTTTTAAGATTAGCAGTGGCTTTAGATAGACGACAAATAGGCGCTATTGAAAAGGTACAGTGTGAATATCATCCACACACCATAAAATTTTACCTGCGAATTTTCCCATCCCATCCAGATGATGACTGTGCCTTAGAACTATGGAGTTTGGATTACAAAAAATCGGTATTTGAGGCAGAGTTTAACGTCCACTTAATCACAACTTTAGAACCTTATACGATGTCTATTAATTCATAG
- the abc-f gene encoding ribosomal protection-like ABC-F family protein: MQKKSILLAENLAYQLSSTRTLFEKVQVSIAPGDRIALVGSNGVGKSTLLKILAGEITPSNGSVLCKHNIYYLPQISTIRQEITAETVLDFLSSKSDEWWQIEEILQTQFHTTLDLSLSMSNLSGGELTKLFLAIGLSQAPNILLLDEPTNHMDLLALENLRQFLVNFSGAYIIVSHKPFFLDQVTEVTWELTSEGVKVYGGNFSEYRQQKEIELAAAVRSHEVSRKELKRVQTTAMQEQQRAAQSQRQGRAKFLNGSIDRASAGLIKTKAEAASGNAKKKHELAVVKATLNVADTKVKTTKATSIQLAEKAQKRRNLIDIQDANLWVSERLLIQNIQLHITSGDRIAIVGANGSGKSTLAKAILQMEQPAAVLAGGEILLAPAMKAVYLDQTYELVNRQQTILQNMQAANPSLSYQLLRQQLGHFLFKYNDVHKSTSVLSGGELARLAIAMISISEIDLLILDEPTNNLDIETVEQMIVGINEYQGALWVISHDLDFLNRINITQSYKLSNQALQFTSYLPSTPQQYYQELLECHQLGNG, encoded by the coding sequence ATGCAGAAAAAATCAATATTATTAGCTGAGAATTTAGCTTATCAACTTAGTTCAACCAGGACTTTATTTGAGAAAGTTCAGGTAAGTATTGCCCCAGGCGATCGCATCGCTTTAGTTGGTAGTAATGGTGTGGGTAAATCAACCCTTTTGAAGATACTTGCAGGAGAAATTACGCCTAGCAATGGTTCTGTATTGTGCAAACATAATATTTACTATTTGCCCCAAATCAGTACCATCAGGCAAGAAATTACTGCAGAAACAGTACTCGATTTCTTAAGTTCTAAATCTGATGAATGGTGGCAGATTGAGGAGATTTTACAGACACAATTCCACACCACCCTGGACTTATCATTATCCATGAGTAACTTGAGCGGTGGAGAACTCACAAAATTATTTCTCGCAATTGGCTTATCTCAAGCACCAAACATACTATTGCTAGACGAACCCACAAATCACATGGATCTGCTAGCGCTAGAAAATTTAAGGCAATTTCTAGTAAATTTCTCTGGTGCATATATCATTGTCTCTCACAAGCCTTTCTTCTTAGATCAGGTAACAGAAGTTACTTGGGAACTGACATCTGAAGGGGTGAAAGTATATGGAGGTAATTTTTCGGAATATCGCCAACAAAAAGAAATCGAGTTAGCAGCCGCAGTGCGATCGCATGAAGTCTCCAGAAAAGAACTCAAACGCGTCCAAACTACAGCTATGCAAGAACAGCAGCGCGCCGCGCAATCTCAGCGTCAAGGGCGTGCTAAGTTTCTCAATGGCAGTATTGATCGCGCCTCAGCCGGATTGATTAAAACCAAAGCCGAGGCTGCTTCTGGGAATGCCAAAAAGAAGCACGAGCTTGCAGTAGTAAAAGCTACGCTAAATGTGGCAGATACTAAAGTAAAAACCACAAAAGCAACCAGTATTCAATTAGCCGAAAAAGCTCAAAAACGCCGCAACTTGATTGATATTCAAGATGCCAATCTTTGGGTATCAGAGCGCTTATTGATACAAAACATCCAACTGCATATTACCTCAGGCGATCGCATAGCAATTGTCGGCGCAAATGGTTCAGGTAAATCGACTCTCGCCAAAGCCATTCTGCAAATGGAACAGCCAGCAGCAGTTTTGGCTGGGGGTGAAATTTTACTCGCACCAGCCATGAAAGCCGTATATCTCGATCAAACCTATGAACTAGTCAATCGCCAGCAGACGATTTTACAAAATATGCAAGCCGCGAACCCTAGCCTCAGCTATCAATTGCTACGTCAACAGCTAGGACACTTTTTATTTAAATATAATGACGTTCACAAAAGTACATCAGTATTGAGTGGAGGAGAATTAGCCAGATTAGCGATCGCAATGATCAGCATCTCAGAAATTGACCTGTTAATTCTCGATGAGCCGACTAATAACTTAGATATCGAAACCGTTGAGCAAATGATAGTAGGTATCAACGAGTATCAAGGCGCGCTGTGGGTAATTTCCCACGATTTAGATTTCCTCAACCGCATCAACATTACTCAAAGTTACAAGTTAAGTAACCAAGCCTTGCAATTCACCAGCTATTTACCCAGTACACCACAGCAGTATTATCAAGAACTGCTGGAATGTCATCAATTGGGTAATGGGTAA
- a CDS encoding DUF6825 family protein: MSNPLLQAFFVGRAVAEVVNERLEVALTDALSEIGKFDAEAREQLRQFTDEVLERANRAAEAAGTGQSTTVRGPSGSDPVDLQAMIDELRAEIALLRTELQKYRSSSV; encoded by the coding sequence ATGAGTAACCCCCTTTTACAAGCTTTCTTTGTCGGGAGAGCAGTTGCTGAAGTAGTGAACGAACGCTTAGAAGTCGCTTTGACTGATGCTTTGAGCGAAATTGGCAAATTTGACGCTGAAGCGAGAGAACAGTTACGCCAGTTCACAGATGAGGTGCTAGAACGGGCAAATCGCGCAGCTGAGGCTGCTGGTACTGGTCAGTCTACTACAGTGCGTGGCCCCAGTGGCTCTGACCCTGTTGATTTGCAAGCGATGATTGATGAACTACGGGCAGAAATCGCTTTATTACGTACTGAATTACAAAAGTATCGTAGTAGTTCTGTGTAA
- a CDS encoding ABC1 kinase family protein, protein MEKGYSDKAYRWNRENYSSRRRFIDIWSFVLTLMFKLWRYNKAWSYPGGMTEAKQAARRKAQAIWIRNTLLDLGPTFIKVGQLFSTRADIFPVEYVDELAKLQDKVPAFSYEQVEAIIERELGKKIPELFQSFDPVPLAAASLGQVHKAILYTGEAVVVKVQRPGLKKLFEIDLQILKGIARYFQNHPKWGRGRDWIGIYEECCRILWEEIDYLNEGRNADSFRRNFRGYEWVKVPRVHWRYTSSRVLTLEYVPGIKISQYEALEAAGLDRKVIARQGAQAYLIQLLNNGFFHADPHPGNIAVGPNGDLIFYDFGMMGRIKSNIREGLMETLFGIAQKDGDRVVQSLIDLGAIAPTDDMGPVRRSVQYMLDNFMDKPFENQSVAAISDDLYEIAYNQPFRFPATFTFVMRAFSTLEGVGKGLDPEFNFMEVAKPYAMQLMTDMNGSEGNSFLNELSRQAVQVSTTAFGLPRRLEDTLEKLERGDMRMRVRSLETERLLRRQSNIQIGISYALLVSGFTLSGTILLVNHYVLLAVLAGLIAAAIAVLLIRLLLRLERYERMY, encoded by the coding sequence ATGGAAAAAGGTTATTCGGATAAGGCATACCGTTGGAATCGTGAAAACTATTCTAGCCGACGGCGTTTTATTGATATTTGGTCGTTTGTTTTGACCTTAATGTTCAAGCTTTGGCGATACAACAAAGCTTGGAGTTATCCTGGTGGGATGACAGAGGCCAAGCAAGCTGCAAGGCGCAAAGCACAGGCAATTTGGATTCGTAACACCCTGCTAGATTTAGGGCCTACCTTTATTAAAGTAGGGCAATTATTTTCCACCCGTGCTGATATTTTCCCGGTCGAATATGTAGACGAACTAGCAAAGTTACAAGACAAAGTACCCGCCTTTAGTTATGAGCAAGTAGAGGCGATTATTGAGCGAGAACTAGGTAAGAAAATTCCGGAACTGTTCCAGAGTTTTGATCCGGTTCCGCTAGCGGCTGCTAGTTTGGGACAAGTACATAAAGCCATCTTATATACAGGCGAAGCAGTTGTTGTCAAAGTACAACGTCCAGGACTGAAAAAATTATTTGAAATAGATTTACAAATTCTTAAGGGAATTGCCCGTTATTTTCAAAACCATCCTAAATGGGGACGGGGGCGAGATTGGATTGGAATTTACGAAGAATGTTGTCGCATTCTTTGGGAAGAAATTGATTACCTCAATGAAGGGCGTAACGCTGATAGTTTTCGGCGTAACTTTCGCGGCTATGAGTGGGTGAAAGTACCGAGGGTACATTGGCGTTATACTTCGTCGCGAGTACTGACCTTGGAATATGTTCCTGGCATTAAAATTAGCCAATATGAAGCATTAGAAGCTGCGGGTTTAGACCGCAAGGTGATTGCCCGTCAAGGTGCCCAAGCATACCTAATTCAACTGCTCAATAATGGGTTTTTCCATGCCGATCCGCACCCAGGAAATATAGCTGTTGGCCCAAATGGCGACTTAATATTTTACGATTTCGGCATGATGGGGCGGATAAAATCTAACATCCGCGAAGGGCTAATGGAAACGCTGTTTGGGATTGCCCAAAAAGATGGCGATCGCGTTGTCCAATCCCTGATCGACTTAGGAGCGATCGCACCAACCGATGATATGGGGCCAGTGCGGCGTTCTGTCCAGTATATGCTGGATAATTTCATGGATAAGCCGTTTGAAAATCAATCAGTGGCGGCAATCAGTGACGACCTGTACGAAATAGCTTATAATCAACCATTTAGATTTCCAGCAACCTTCACTTTTGTGATGCGAGCTTTTTCTACTCTTGAGGGAGTCGGCAAGGGCTTAGATCCAGAATTTAATTTTATGGAAGTTGCTAAACCATATGCAATGCAGCTGATGACCGATATGAATGGTTCTGAGGGCAATAGCTTCCTCAATGAATTAAGCCGTCAAGCAGTTCAAGTTAGTACCACTGCTTTTGGGTTACCCCGGAGACTAGAAGATACACTAGAAAAGCTAGAGCGAGGTGACATGCGTATGCGAGTCCGTTCTCTAGAAACTGAACGCTTACTGAGGCGACAAAGTAATATTCAGATAGGTATTAGTTACGCTCTCCTCGTCAGTGGATTTACGCTTTCAGGTACGATTTTATTGGTGAATCATTATGTATTGTTAGCAGTATTAGCAGGCTTAATTGCAGCGGCGATCGCAGTACTACTTATCCGCTTACTTTTACGTCTCGAACGTTATGAACGTATGTATTAA
- a CDS encoding Stp1/IreP family PP2C-type Ser/Thr phosphatase: MKLNFAGLSDPGLIRSNNQDSYYIDPEKRFCIVADGMGGHAGGEEASRIATQEIQAYLAENWQTSQSAQELLVQALWRANEAILQDQQNAPERADMGTTAVVVVFRQSESPWCAHVGDSRLYRWRGSHLEQITEDHTWVARAIKLGDITFEEARVHPFRHVLSRCLGREDLHQIDVQPVDLMVGDRLLLCSDGLTEELADQKIADCLQDNSVLDKAVYSLVEAAKAHGGHDNITVALVAVEEN; the protein is encoded by the coding sequence ATGAAACTTAACTTCGCGGGTCTGAGCGATCCGGGACTGATTCGTTCTAATAACCAAGATTCCTACTATATCGACCCAGAGAAACGATTTTGTATCGTTGCTGATGGGATGGGTGGTCATGCAGGCGGAGAGGAAGCTAGTCGCATCGCTACGCAGGAAATTCAAGCTTATTTAGCAGAAAATTGGCAAACTTCTCAGTCGGCTCAAGAATTACTCGTACAAGCTTTGTGGCGCGCTAATGAGGCAATTTTGCAGGATCAGCAAAATGCTCCAGAACGCGCTGATATGGGGACAACGGCTGTAGTCGTGGTTTTCCGACAATCCGAGTCTCCTTGGTGCGCTCATGTTGGCGACTCCCGGCTTTATCGCTGGCGCGGCTCACATTTAGAACAAATTACAGAAGATCATACTTGGGTCGCCAGAGCAATTAAACTGGGCGATATTACTTTTGAAGAAGCACGGGTTCATCCCTTTCGCCATGTTTTATCAAGGTGTTTAGGGCGCGAGGACTTACATCAAATTGACGTGCAACCAGTAGACTTGATGGTAGGCGATCGCTTACTTTTATGCAGTGACGGTCTCACAGAAGAATTGGCAGATCAAAAAATTGCTGACTGTCTGCAAGACAACTCTGTCTTAGATAAGGCTGTTTACTCTCTAGTTGAGGCTGCTAAGGCTCACGGCGGACATGATAATATTACAGTCGCGCTCGTGGCAGTAGAGGAAAATTAA
- a CDS encoding NblA/ycf18 family protein, protein MSNPIELSLEQQFSIRSFATQVQHMSHDQAKDFLVKLYEQMVVREATYQELLKHQWGLDSGSTLA, encoded by the coding sequence ATGAGTAACCCAATCGAATTATCCTTAGAACAACAATTCAGCATCCGCTCTTTCGCTACTCAAGTACAGCACATGAGCCATGACCAAGCTAAAGACTTTTTAGTTAAGCTGTATGAGCAAATGGTAGTACGTGAAGCAACCTACCAAGAGTTACTTAAGCACCAATGGGGCTTAGATTCAGGCTCCACTTTGGCATAG
- a CDS encoding serine/threonine protein kinase, translating into MPDPNIGRLLSKRYQLQELIGTGAMGRVYRAKDVLLGGVPVAVKFLALSIQNEKMRLQERFEREAKTCALLGQKSIHIVRVMDYGLDDKNTPFYVMEYLQGESLSNIIRLQNLSVPRFLSMARQICLGLQCAHDGILVDGHIYPIIHRDIKPSNMLVLQDASFGELVKVLDFGIAKLLQSDGNVTNYYLGTLAYSSPEQMEGKELDNRSDIYSLGVMMFEMLTGKMPLVPTTSSFGAWYKVHRHQEPIAFAEAAPALQLPKVLEDLVKNCLAKAPSDRPQNISEILNILSDIEHHFHTRLSLPQTDAVADVTTAKSESELQTKGNSQISGAVSEIPAIYSWPKNKPIADIVFPQAIRTNAGVVPSLWVMLPQEEIQKRLVCKRYNQFLFITVPHPMALWITVLYNRQHGAKWLPYYLDLKTNLGQEIANLMGQTGSYRLLFFARELPGSCSHMLVSTIAPAQCQKLLEWVNSSQVMVSSAEPQMSKTLLKREYEKIKPMILAKLEGMNTSS; encoded by the coding sequence ATGCCAGATCCCAACATTGGTCGCCTACTTAGCAAACGCTACCAGCTGCAAGAGTTAATTGGTACTGGAGCAATGGGCCGAGTTTATCGTGCTAAGGATGTTTTGTTGGGAGGAGTACCTGTAGCAGTGAAGTTCCTAGCTTTGTCAATTCAAAATGAAAAAATGCGATTGCAAGAACGTTTTGAACGTGAAGCTAAAACTTGTGCCTTACTAGGACAAAAAAGTATTCATATTGTCCGAGTGATGGATTATGGCTTAGACGACAAGAACACACCGTTCTATGTCATGGAATATCTACAAGGAGAAAGTTTAAGCAATATTATTCGCCTACAAAATCTGTCTGTACCAAGATTTTTGAGTATGGCGCGTCAGATTTGTTTGGGGTTACAATGCGCCCATGATGGCATTCTGGTTGATGGTCATATCTATCCAATTATCCATCGCGATATTAAGCCCAGTAATATGTTGGTGCTTCAAGATGCTAGCTTTGGAGAATTGGTGAAGGTTCTCGATTTTGGGATTGCCAAGTTACTCCAATCAGATGGTAATGTTACTAACTACTATTTAGGTACTTTGGCTTATTCTTCTCCAGAGCAAATGGAGGGTAAAGAATTAGACAACCGCTCCGATATTTATAGTTTGGGCGTGATGATGTTTGAAATGCTCACAGGCAAAATGCCGTTGGTACCAACGACTTCCTCATTTGGAGCATGGTATAAAGTGCATCGTCATCAAGAGCCAATTGCTTTTGCAGAAGCAGCGCCAGCTTTACAATTACCGAAGGTGCTGGAGGATTTAGTCAAGAATTGCCTTGCTAAAGCACCAAGCGATCGCCCGCAAAATATCAGTGAAATCCTCAATATTTTATCAGATATTGAACACCATTTTCATACGCGTCTGTCTTTACCACAAACTGATGCGGTGGCTGATGTGACGACGGCTAAATCTGAGTCTGAGTTACAAACAAAAGGTAATTCCCAAATATCTGGCGCAGTTAGTGAAATTCCTGCCATCTATTCTTGGCCTAAAAATAAACCAATTGCCGATATTGTGTTCCCCCAAGCCATCCGCACTAATGCTGGGGTTGTACCTTCGCTATGGGTGATGCTACCGCAAGAGGAAATTCAAAAGCGCTTAGTTTGTAAACGCTACAATCAATTTTTATTTATTACTGTTCCCCATCCTATGGCTCTGTGGATTACAGTACTCTACAATCGTCAACATGGTGCTAAATGGTTACCTTACTACCTAGATCTCAAAACTAATCTGGGTCAAGAAATAGCCAATCTCATGGGGCAAACAGGTTCTTATCGCTTGTTATTTTTTGCTAGGGAATTACCAGGTAGCTGTTCTCACATGCTAGTTTCTACTATAGCGCCAGCCCAATGCCAAAAGCTGCTGGAGTGGGTCAACAGCAGTCAAGTTATGGTTTCTTCGGCTGAACCGCAAATGAGTAAAACGCTTCTTAAACGCGAGTACGAAAAAATTAAGCCGATGATTCTGGCAAAGCTAGAAGGAATGAATACTAGCTCCTGA
- a CDS encoding transmembrane 9 family protein, with the protein MISTLVIIVCLWVILSIPLALFVGRLLYEINLNSEKQSKTNEEENLANQQIKAKIK; encoded by the coding sequence ATGATTTCTACATTGGTAATTATTGTTTGCCTTTGGGTAATCTTAAGTATTCCTCTAGCGCTATTTGTTGGTAGATTGCTATACGAAATTAATTTAAACTCGGAGAAACAAAGTAAAACTAATGAAGAAGAAAATCTTGCCAATCAACAAATTAAAGCCAAGATTAAGTGA
- a CDS encoding adenylate/guanylate cyclase domain-containing protein — protein MKYQVLERIFNQPSFPRKFERLELDHNFQILDNSEQVHKFAERPEEVIQGKDIRLSFPEFIGMEDILVSILKGEQELFELPGIRRCVDNNYEIYIDIYVISEQVDFKSANRLLILIEEVTDRLAFEQKLAQKYHEASLLSSTLIAYKNYMEQVIGSMADALLVTSNSGKIKKINTATKKIFGFTEAELIGKSISLIIDDYALFQNVIKKYSLSHHKSSNIEVVCRTKKREKLLIAFSCSVFPNHISSLEDIVYIGRDITARQRREQRICAQYAITRILSESQSIKEAMPKILQAICQTIGWDLGELWTPNQYISRSIKRHSNHDIVLRCIEIWSSRVVSVREFKAITWQTTYKTGVGLPGRIWARRSPIWIKDIADDDDLLRSQPAAKSGLHAAFGFPIVDDHEILGVMVFFNKEVLQKDIDFLQMMVSIGNQIGHFIKCKQTEAALVESEERYRDLFENVTDLIQSVNAYGRFLYVNKAWQKTLGYSESEIANLTLFDIIHPDFHQRSRQKFYSVMSGEKLAQVQTAFVTKNGQTIFLEGNINCKFVEGKAVAIRGIFRNITQRILAQEALYNQKEQTERLLSNISPVDIAIPRPETGVISKDFVEVTVLFADIIGLSEIATSMSAMQLVSLLNPIFSAFDSLSERYSLQKIQGINDAYIVIAGLPMQRTDHAQAIAHMALDMQTAIALFNSEHHQNFNIRIGIHTGPLIVSMMQVQKFDYHRWGETVQLSSCMELQGIPGQIQVSQITYERLYNDFFLEKRGEIEIVGKGFMSAYLLLGRK, from the coding sequence AACAAGAATTATTTGAATTACCAGGAATTAGACGTTGCGTGGATAATAATTATGAAATATATATAGATATATATGTGATTAGCGAACAAGTCGACTTTAAATCTGCAAATCGTTTATTAATTCTGATTGAAGAAGTTACTGATAGATTAGCATTTGAACAGAAGTTAGCACAGAAATATCATGAAGCGAGTCTGCTATCAAGTACATTAATAGCATACAAGAATTACATGGAACAAGTTATTGGCTCAATGGCAGATGCCTTACTAGTAACAAGTAATTCGGGTAAAATCAAAAAAATTAATACAGCTACAAAAAAAATATTTGGTTTCACTGAAGCAGAATTAATAGGAAAATCAATTTCTCTGATAATAGATGATTATGCTTTATTCCAAAACGTTATCAAAAAATATTCATTATCGCACCATAAATCCTCAAATATCGAAGTTGTTTGTAGAACAAAAAAAAGAGAGAAGCTGTTAATAGCCTTTTCTTGTTCAGTTTTTCCTAATCATATAAGTAGCTTAGAAGATATTGTCTATATTGGTCGGGATATTACTGCCCGTCAGCGTCGAGAGCAGCGGATATGCGCTCAGTATGCTATTACCAGGATACTTTCAGAATCCCAAAGCATAAAGGAGGCAATGCCAAAAATATTGCAAGCTATTTGCCAAACTATAGGCTGGGATTTAGGAGAACTATGGACACCAAATCAATATATCAGTAGATCTATCAAACGGCATAGTAATCACGATATAGTCCTGAGATGTATAGAAATCTGGTCAAGTAGAGTAGTTTCTGTACGAGAATTTAAAGCGATTACTTGGCAAACTACTTATAAAACTGGTGTAGGTTTACCAGGTCGAATTTGGGCCAGACGTTCTCCAATTTGGATTAAGGATATTGCAGATGATGATGACTTGCTGCGATCGCAACCAGCTGCTAAATCTGGATTGCATGCGGCGTTTGGCTTTCCCATTGTAGATGACCATGAAATTTTAGGAGTAATGGTTTTTTTCAATAAAGAAGTGCTGCAAAAAGATATAGACTTCTTACAAATGATGGTTTCGATTGGTAACCAAATTGGTCATTTTATTAAATGCAAACAAACTGAAGCCGCTTTAGTAGAAAGTGAAGAAAGATATCGAGATTTATTTGAAAATGTTACCGATTTAATTCAGTCTGTAAATGCCTATGGTCGGTTTTTGTATGTCAATAAAGCCTGGCAAAAAACTCTAGGCTATAGCGAATCTGAAATTGCTAATCTGACTTTGTTTGATATTATTCATCCTGATTTCCACCAACGCAGCCGTCAAAAATTTTATAGCGTTATGTCAGGAGAAAAGCTTGCACAAGTCCAAACTGCATTTGTTACTAAGAATGGTCAAACAATATTTCTCGAAGGCAATATTAACTGTAAATTTGTGGAAGGGAAGGCAGTGGCAATTAGGGGTATTTTCCGCAATATTACTCAAAGGATATTAGCACAAGAAGCACTCTATAATCAAAAAGAACAAACTGAACGTTTATTAAGTAATATATCACCAGTAGACATTGCCATTCCCAGACCAGAAACAGGAGTAATTTCAAAAGATTTTGTTGAAGTTACAGTTTTGTTTGCAGATATCATTGGCTTAAGCGAAATTGCTACTTCTATGAGTGCAATGCAATTAGTGAGCTTACTCAATCCCATTTTTTCTGCTTTTGATAGTCTGAGTGAACGTTATAGTCTTCAGAAGATTCAGGGGATTAATGATGCTTATATAGTAATAGCTGGATTGCCAATGCAACGTACAGATCATGCTCAAGCGATCGCACATATGGCTTTGGATATGCAAACTGCGATCGCCTTATTTAATAGCGAGCATCACCAAAACTTTAACATCCGGATCGGTATCCATACCGGCCCCTTAATTGTCAGTATGATGCAGGTACAAAAATTCGACTATCATCGTTGGGGAGAAACCGTACAGCTTTCTAGCTGTATGGAATTACAGGGAATACCCGGGCAGATTCAAGTATCACAAATTACTTATGAGCGTTTATATAATGACTTTTTTTTAGAAAAGCGGGGTGAAATTGAAATTGTAGGAAAAGGTTTTATGAGCGCTTATCTTTTACTCGGGCGAAAATAA